The following are encoded together in the uncultured Sphaerochaeta sp. genome:
- a CDS encoding phosphohydrolase, which yields MKSPKEFALEKYLLSQLEEGTDSYRLASLLIQDPEIEALQEYANSVSIKRLNYNDHGPVHMRQVAINGVRMLALLKEAGIKTSLEQEDSGSYEDSMLSLLLASFVHDLGMSVGRSDHELTGLVIARPIMDRILTQLLGDQLARKIAIISVASEGVLGHMANRRVHSLEAGMLLVADGCDMEKGRARIPMSIMSHAKVGDIHKYSSNSIEKVTITKGDSVPILIDIAMSSDVGFFQVEEVLLPKISMSPAKAYVQVHAGVVGKERKKYL from the coding sequence ATGAAGTCACCAAAAGAATTCGCATTGGAAAAGTATTTACTGTCACAGTTGGAGGAAGGTACCGACAGCTATCGGTTAGCATCCCTCCTGATACAGGATCCCGAGATCGAGGCTTTGCAAGAGTATGCCAATAGTGTTTCGATCAAGCGATTGAATTATAATGATCATGGTCCGGTACATATGCGCCAAGTTGCGATAAACGGGGTAAGGATGCTTGCTTTGCTCAAGGAAGCAGGGATCAAGACATCCTTGGAGCAAGAGGATAGCGGAAGCTACGAAGATAGCATGCTCTCCTTGTTGCTTGCTTCCTTCGTGCATGATCTTGGCATGAGTGTTGGCCGTAGTGATCATGAATTAACTGGCTTGGTGATTGCACGCCCTATTATGGATCGCATCCTCACACAGCTCCTAGGTGACCAGTTGGCCCGTAAGATTGCCATCATCTCGGTTGCCAGTGAAGGGGTTCTCGGTCATATGGCCAACAGAAGGGTCCACTCCCTAGAGGCAGGTATGCTTTTGGTTGCTGATGGTTGTGACATGGAGAAGGGTAGGGCCAGAATACCCATGAGTATCATGAGCCATGCAAAAGTTGGTGATATTCATAAATACTCTTCCAACTCGATTGAGAAGGTTACGATTACCAAAGGGGATTCTGTTCCCATTCTCATCGATATTGCCATGAGTAGTGATGTAGGATTTTTCCAGGTTGAGGAAGTATTGCTTCCCAAGATTTCCATGAGCCCTGCCAAGGCGTACGTACAGGTTCATGCAGGGGTAGTTGGGAAAGAGAGAAAGAAGTATTTATAG
- a CDS encoding carbohydrate kinase, with protein MIGVIGEALIDFIAKGTLGPSVPYDSVVGGCALNAAVATSRQDSPVAYVGKISGDIFGQRMLNHLIESEVLFDPSLCAAPQPSLLAMASLDAEGKANYTFYTEGTAVVSMTKAELLTSLQEHTDLKVVHIGSVSLALEPLSEVIITALQSYEPKPVIFLDPNVRTAVIPDMHVFRSRIEEAMDLASLVKISDEDILLLYEGKDAKKMAQALAKEKQIHIILTLGKQGSIWYTPEGESVSMEIIDLPVIDTVGAGDTFSGGLLSYLYERNCFGKDGDIPQLEKLSLDIIKDALLWATASSAITCSRRGCDPPRTNEIRSLLASL; from the coding sequence ATGATTGGAGTTATTGGAGAAGCGTTGATTGACTTTATTGCCAAGGGAACACTTGGTCCCTCTGTCCCCTATGATTCTGTGGTAGGAGGATGCGCATTGAATGCCGCTGTTGCTACCTCCAGGCAAGATTCCCCTGTTGCGTATGTTGGAAAAATCTCTGGAGATATTTTTGGACAGCGGATGCTCAACCATCTTATCGAGAGTGAGGTATTGTTCGATCCCAGTCTCTGTGCTGCCCCCCAGCCATCATTGCTTGCCATGGCGAGTCTTGATGCAGAAGGTAAGGCAAATTATACCTTCTACACAGAGGGGACCGCTGTAGTCAGTATGACCAAGGCAGAGTTGCTTACTTCTCTGCAGGAACATACTGATCTGAAAGTCGTTCACATAGGTTCGGTGTCCTTGGCACTTGAACCGCTCTCTGAGGTAATCATTACAGCATTGCAATCATACGAGCCAAAACCCGTGATTTTCCTTGATCCAAATGTAAGGACAGCAGTCATTCCTGATATGCATGTATTTAGATCCAGGATTGAGGAGGCAATGGATTTGGCCTCTTTGGTCAAGATCAGTGACGAGGATATTCTGCTGCTCTATGAAGGAAAGGATGCTAAGAAAATGGCCCAGGCCCTTGCCAAGGAGAAACAGATTCATATCATACTCACCCTTGGAAAGCAGGGAAGTATCTGGTATACCCCTGAAGGGGAGTCAGTTTCCATGGAAATTATTGACTTGCCTGTCATTGATACCGTCGGTGCGGGCGATACCTTTAGTGGTGGCCTTCTCTCCTATCTCTACGAAAGAAATTGTTTCGGTAAGGATGGAGATATTCCCCAACTGGAGAAACTTTCACTTGATATAATCAAGGATGCTTTGCTTTGGGCTACAGCATCCAGCGCTATCACTTGTTCAAGAAGGGGCTGTGACCCTCCTAGAACCAATGAGATACGCTCCTTGCTGGCCAGCCTTTAG
- a CDS encoding trypsin-like peptidase domain-containing protein codes for MLKNTRNRIVRTLLLFLGGVLCVFIGLLLFRWTESISEDKQRKELSKVLHTIAEEQGPEGVLALSGVQVADILSGEDGLIVFEENQSIYYSAAERQQMSVYENVNKSVVHITTVGEAAVSAFMDVLPAQGTGSGIILSKDGYILTNAHVVEKSSSIQVGLYNNQSYAATLVGVDSEDDLAVIKLVSAKDVMLYPATLGTSEDLQVGQRVIAIGNPFGYDRTMSVGVVSGLNRPVRTSEGKVIMNAIQTDAAIHPGNSGGPLLNTRGEVIGINSAIFTTSGSSQGLNFAIPVDTAIAVIPDLIKQGKISRGWLDLSAVQLTPQLATYAKLSVEKGVLVSEVTSGGFAEKAGIKGGSRKVQYGSSVINLGGDVITAINGETISDLNDLYLALLPMRSGQKVSITINRDGNVKKMEVGLIERTAQHVSALVR; via the coding sequence ATGCTGAAGAATACCCGTAACAGAATTGTACGCACTCTGCTCCTTTTTTTGGGGGGTGTCTTATGTGTATTCATCGGCTTGTTGCTGTTCCGTTGGACAGAGAGTATCTCAGAAGATAAGCAGAGAAAAGAGCTTTCCAAGGTCCTGCATACCATTGCTGAAGAGCAAGGCCCGGAAGGTGTGCTTGCGCTCTCTGGCGTGCAAGTTGCCGACATTCTCTCTGGAGAGGATGGGTTGATAGTATTTGAAGAGAACCAATCAATCTATTACAGTGCTGCGGAGAGACAACAAATGAGTGTGTATGAAAACGTGAACAAGAGTGTTGTACACATCACCACCGTGGGAGAGGCAGCAGTAAGTGCCTTCATGGATGTGCTCCCTGCTCAAGGCACCGGGAGTGGGATCATCCTTTCCAAGGATGGCTACATTCTTACCAATGCCCATGTGGTTGAGAAAAGCTCAAGCATACAGGTAGGACTCTATAACAACCAATCCTACGCGGCAACCTTGGTTGGCGTTGATAGTGAGGATGATCTGGCAGTGATCAAGCTGGTTTCTGCAAAGGATGTAATGCTCTATCCTGCCACCTTGGGAACCAGTGAAGATTTGCAGGTCGGGCAACGGGTAATAGCGATTGGAAATCCGTTTGGATATGACCGTACAATGAGTGTCGGTGTGGTAAGTGGATTGAATCGACCGGTGAGAACCAGCGAAGGTAAGGTAATCATGAATGCAATTCAGACCGATGCTGCAATACACCCTGGAAATAGTGGTGGGCCGCTGCTCAATACGAGGGGTGAAGTCATCGGGATCAACTCAGCGATATTCACTACTTCAGGAAGCTCCCAGGGATTGAATTTTGCAATTCCTGTTGATACAGCAATTGCAGTCATTCCAGATTTGATCAAGCAAGGAAAGATAAGCAGGGGTTGGCTCGATCTTTCGGCAGTACAACTGACCCCACAGCTTGCAACCTATGCAAAGCTTTCTGTTGAGAAGGGTGTCCTGGTAAGTGAAGTCACCAGTGGGGGTTTTGCTGAGAAGGCAGGGATAAAAGGTGGAAGCCGGAAGGTGCAGTACGGCTCTTCGGTTATCAATCTTGGGGGTGATGTCATCACCGCTATAAACGGTGAGACGATCAGTGACCTCAACGATCTCTATCTTGCTCTGCTTCCCATGAGAAGTGGACAGAAGGTCTCTATTACGATCAATCGTGACGGGAATGTAAAGAAGATGGAAGTTGGGCTGATTGAACGAACAGCGCAGCATGTGAGCGCATTGGTACGATAA
- the uvrB gene encoding excinuclease ABC subunit UvrB, whose amino-acid sequence MKDTIYVDESWGGEAVYNIHGQVSFQSKPFKVSSSYEPAGDQGEAIKALSDGLLDGDRCQTLKGVTGSGKTYTMAKIIEQVQKPTLVLSHNKTLAAQLFREFKSFFPDNAVEYFVSTYDYYQPEAYVPGKDLYIEKDASINSEIDRLRLSATFSLMERRDVIVVSTVSCIYGLANPVSVRDMVHTFHTGEAFNHREVLDQLVRMQYERNDAILQRGSFRVRGDVIEICPSYLENAVRISIDWDEIAAIQWFDPVSGEKQEIVDSYTLYPAKQFVMPQEQVKAAISRIRSEMEDQIEYFTSMGKPLEAERIKTRVEYDLEMLEEIGYCSGIENYSRPLSDRKAGERPAVLLDYFPPDFVTFIDESHVTLPQVGAMYEGDRSRKLNLVNFGFRLPSALDNRPLKAEEFEHVVKQRVYVSATPNQKEVNESTRVVEQIIRPTGLLDPEIDVRPTEGQMENLYGEIRAVIKKKQRVLVTTLTKRMSEDLTDYFASLGLKVRYLHSEIETFERVEILRDLRLGVYDVLVGINLLREGLDLPEVALIAILDADKIGFLRSATSLIQTIGRAARNAEGRVIMYADRMSPAMEEAISETNRRRAIQMTYNEEHNITPTTIIKAIHDMLEREQHEQQEIQKHDLELLKGGYNLLSATDRKNYIKALEKEMLEAAKNLEFERAAIIRDEIQDVKTGKFTS is encoded by the coding sequence ATGAAAGATACAATTTATGTTGATGAAAGTTGGGGTGGTGAAGCTGTCTACAATATCCATGGACAGGTTTCCTTCCAAAGTAAACCGTTCAAGGTATCCTCATCCTATGAACCAGCGGGGGACCAGGGTGAAGCAATCAAGGCATTGAGCGATGGCCTGCTTGATGGGGATCGTTGCCAGACCCTCAAGGGTGTGACCGGAAGTGGCAAGACCTATACAATGGCGAAGATCATTGAGCAAGTACAGAAACCAACTTTGGTGCTTTCCCATAACAAAACCTTGGCAGCACAGCTTTTCCGGGAGTTTAAGTCATTCTTCCCTGATAATGCCGTAGAATATTTCGTCTCAACATATGACTACTACCAACCTGAAGCGTATGTTCCAGGAAAGGACTTGTATATTGAGAAAGACGCTTCGATCAATAGCGAAATTGATCGGCTTCGGCTTTCGGCCACGTTCTCGCTGATGGAGCGTCGTGACGTTATTGTCGTATCGACTGTTTCTTGTATTTATGGGTTGGCAAATCCTGTATCAGTTCGTGATATGGTACATACGTTCCATACCGGGGAGGCCTTCAACCATCGTGAGGTTCTCGATCAATTGGTACGCATGCAGTATGAACGGAATGATGCCATTCTCCAGCGAGGGTCATTCCGTGTTCGCGGGGATGTGATCGAGATATGTCCATCCTATCTGGAAAATGCTGTAAGGATTTCCATCGATTGGGATGAGATTGCTGCCATTCAGTGGTTCGATCCCGTCAGTGGAGAGAAGCAGGAAATCGTGGACAGCTACACTCTTTACCCGGCAAAGCAGTTTGTAATGCCCCAGGAACAGGTCAAGGCAGCAATTTCGAGAATCCGAAGTGAAATGGAAGACCAGATTGAGTATTTTACCTCCATGGGCAAACCATTGGAGGCTGAACGAATCAAGACCAGGGTAGAGTATGATTTGGAGATGCTTGAAGAGATAGGTTACTGTTCGGGCATTGAGAATTACTCACGCCCTCTCTCTGATCGTAAGGCAGGGGAACGTCCTGCGGTGTTGCTTGATTACTTCCCCCCTGACTTTGTCACCTTCATCGATGAGTCGCATGTTACCCTCCCTCAGGTAGGTGCGATGTATGAGGGGGATCGTTCACGAAAATTGAACCTGGTGAACTTTGGCTTCAGACTTCCTTCTGCGTTGGACAACCGTCCCTTGAAAGCCGAAGAGTTTGAACATGTAGTCAAGCAGAGAGTCTATGTCTCTGCTACACCAAACCAGAAGGAAGTGAATGAGAGTACTCGTGTGGTTGAACAAATCATCAGGCCTACAGGATTGCTTGACCCTGAGATTGATGTACGTCCCACCGAAGGCCAGATGGAGAACCTCTACGGAGAGATCCGCGCAGTCATCAAGAAGAAACAGCGAGTATTGGTTACAACGCTGACCAAGAGAATGAGTGAGGATTTGACCGACTATTTTGCCTCTCTCGGTTTGAAGGTGCGCTATCTACACTCTGAGATTGAGACGTTTGAACGAGTCGAAATTCTCAGGGATCTTCGCCTCGGGGTGTATGATGTGTTGGTTGGAATCAACCTGCTTAGAGAAGGCTTGGACCTTCCCGAGGTTGCCCTTATCGCCATTCTGGATGCAGACAAAATCGGATTCCTTCGTTCTGCCACTTCCTTGATACAGACCATTGGGCGAGCAGCACGTAATGCTGAGGGCCGGGTTATCATGTATGCAGACCGTATGAGCCCGGCAATGGAAGAGGCCATCAGTGAAACCAACCGTCGTCGCGCTATCCAGATGACATACAATGAGGAGCATAATATTACTCCTACTACGATCATCAAGGCTATTCATGACATGCTCGAACGAGAGCAGCATGAACAGCAAGAGATCCAGAAACATGATCTCGAGCTTCTCAAGGGTGGTTACAACCTGCTCAGTGCAACTGATAGAAAGAACTACATCAAGGCGCTTGAGAAAGAGATGCTTGAAGCGGCTAAGAATCTGGAGTTTGAACGTGCAGCAATCATTCGTGATGAAATCCAGGATGTGAAGACAGGCAAGTTTACCAGCTAG
- a CDS encoding caspase family protein: MKLHLLILLSLSLFWGCELMSDPPEEGKTHHLAIALSYDGTNIREEDYLDGTLPDAVELEKAFAALFADREHTSTLMLQDGSDDLSDPLLPTKANVLEQIESLSDAMDEQDILIISYSGHGMEDGSLVLYPPRNDGSIFSPSGSMYTDVLLTVAELYDALDSAKGSVLLLMDSCFSGNFVEESETSYSLIERDSYLKEVYNQYFTKGEYTRPVFVLAATTYDNTAGETASHGYFTQALLEGMGWDEENQTLRDVGQTISADYLYQYVYYHQGIKLSGVYSWDYQHPTITGGPLDLILR; this comes from the coding sequence ATGAAACTTCATCTTCTGATCCTTCTGTCCCTTTCACTTTTTTGGGGTTGTGAATTGATGAGCGATCCTCCTGAAGAAGGGAAAACCCATCACCTTGCAATAGCGCTTAGTTATGATGGGACGAATATCAGGGAAGAGGATTATCTTGACGGCACACTTCCGGATGCAGTAGAACTGGAGAAAGCCTTTGCTGCCCTGTTTGCAGACAGAGAGCATACCTCCACCCTTATGCTCCAAGATGGTAGTGATGATTTGAGCGATCCTTTGCTCCCTACAAAAGCCAATGTACTTGAACAAATCGAATCTCTATCAGATGCAATGGATGAACAAGACATCCTCATCATCAGCTACAGTGGCCATGGAATGGAAGATGGTTCGCTAGTATTGTATCCCCCACGTAATGATGGGTCCATCTTCTCCCCATCAGGTTCAATGTACACAGATGTGCTCCTGACCGTTGCAGAACTCTATGATGCTCTTGATTCCGCTAAAGGAAGTGTTCTCCTACTAATGGATAGTTGTTTTAGCGGTAACTTTGTAGAGGAGAGTGAAACATCCTACTCCCTTATCGAAAGAGATTCGTATCTAAAAGAAGTGTATAACCAGTACTTCACTAAAGGAGAATACACGCGCCCTGTGTTTGTACTGGCTGCGACCACGTATGACAATACGGCAGGGGAAACAGCATCTCATGGTTATTTCACACAAGCGTTGCTTGAAGGAATGGGCTGGGATGAAGAAAACCAAACGTTACGAGATGTTGGGCAAACCATCTCGGCGGATTACCTCTATCAATATGTGTACTACCACCAAGGTATCAAGCTAAGCGGCGTATATTCATGGGACTATCAGCACCCCACCATCACCGGGGGGCCACTGGATCTCATTCTCCGCTAG
- a CDS encoding caspase family protein, producing the protein MRLRYALLLILLLLMASCELYYDQPVQSGKVRIVSIGITYENEPEEVADPEYKDKLDDLPGTVYDARELSEALKQQAMRAGWDSADIEVILLLQEGDDYFTETDNDTAYASRENLEITLTDLAGTTTDDDLTIITYSGHGVEGTGELVMAHTQTSGEIDTSETSPIMVNPEWLHDHIKPIKGRILLILDSCYSGVFVPESPSSLSWVYEKGIDDWYGKYFSDEEYQIPSLVVLTASADSDSYERKFDDHSHGVFTSALLEALGWNHTTEEIAEGAPPAARNGLLSVDSLYKYIKKHQAYPVRWSLFTMNDPVQHPMVTGGAMDMGLFSY; encoded by the coding sequence ATGAGACTACGATACGCCCTACTCCTAATCCTACTGCTTCTCATGGCTTCCTGTGAGTTGTACTATGATCAACCGGTGCAGAGTGGAAAGGTGCGTATTGTCTCAATAGGAATCACTTATGAAAATGAACCGGAGGAAGTAGCAGATCCAGAATATAAAGACAAACTTGATGACCTTCCTGGTACTGTCTATGATGCGAGGGAGCTTTCAGAAGCACTCAAGCAACAAGCTATGAGAGCTGGCTGGGATAGTGCAGATATTGAAGTAATTCTTCTCCTTCAGGAAGGGGATGATTACTTCACGGAAACCGACAATGACACAGCATATGCATCTAGAGAAAATCTAGAAATCACACTTACTGACCTTGCTGGAACAACAACAGATGATGATCTGACCATAATCACCTACAGCGGACACGGGGTAGAGGGAACAGGTGAACTTGTGATGGCCCATACGCAAACAAGTGGTGAGATTGACACGTCTGAGACATCCCCTATCATGGTAAACCCTGAGTGGTTGCATGATCACATCAAGCCTATCAAGGGGAGAATACTTCTCATCCTTGACAGCTGCTACAGCGGAGTCTTTGTCCCTGAGTCCCCCTCAAGTTTGAGCTGGGTATACGAAAAAGGCATCGATGATTGGTACGGAAAGTACTTCTCTGATGAGGAGTATCAGATACCTTCGCTTGTAGTACTTACCGCCAGTGCTGATTCTGATTCGTATGAAAGAAAATTCGATGACCACAGTCACGGGGTCTTTACCTCAGCACTTCTTGAGGCATTGGGCTGGAACCATACTACCGAGGAAATTGCAGAGGGAGCACCCCCTGCAGCGAGGAATGGACTACTGAGTGTTGATTCCCTGTATAAATACATCAAGAAACACCAAGCGTACCCAGTTCGTTGGTCGTTGTTCACTATGAATGATCCTGTGCAACACCCTATGGTTACCGGTGGAGCCATGGATATGGGGCTATTCAGCTACTGA
- a CDS encoding ABC transporter ATP-binding protein has protein sequence MAVEGLNCALKASYKDFSLNVSFSVQAGELACIIGPSGCGKSTSLQLIAGLLPLHSGSLLLNGKDLSQTPVHERQIAMVFQDYALFPHMNVEQNIAYPLKIRKTPKVKRKERINRLLSLVALEGYQKRRSQELSGGERQRVALARALASQPQLLLLDEPLSALDAKLRKHLREEIRRIHDETGITTIYVTHDQEEALSIADRIIVMHEGKVMQEGPGEVIYSNPANLFVATFMGEGNTLPYSVIPKTLVKIGSFEPFVFKPQEGQHSIFFRPEAVLVQDDATLPLAEYLPHLKFKNAELASCEFQGDHYRLTCSWEGHTIIAHASHRPMADHVTLGVRIKAIREYLDGTLMTKSKLTMARE, from the coding sequence ATGGCCGTTGAAGGTCTTAACTGTGCATTAAAGGCATCCTATAAGGATTTTTCATTGAATGTGTCATTTTCTGTCCAGGCAGGAGAACTGGCATGTATCATAGGTCCTTCAGGATGTGGAAAAAGCACATCCCTCCAGTTAATCGCAGGATTACTTCCCCTGCACTCAGGGTCGTTGCTCCTGAATGGAAAAGATCTATCCCAAACCCCGGTCCATGAGCGCCAGATAGCCATGGTATTCCAGGACTATGCCCTTTTCCCCCATATGAACGTTGAACAGAATATCGCTTATCCCTTGAAGATCCGCAAAACCCCGAAAGTAAAAAGGAAGGAACGCATTAACCGATTGCTTTCGTTGGTTGCTCTGGAAGGGTACCAGAAGAGGCGAAGTCAGGAGCTTAGTGGCGGAGAGCGTCAACGGGTTGCCTTGGCAAGAGCGCTTGCATCACAGCCGCAACTGCTGCTGTTGGATGAACCACTCTCTGCACTCGATGCAAAGCTACGAAAGCATCTTCGTGAGGAGATACGAAGGATTCATGATGAGACTGGCATCACAACCATCTACGTAACCCACGACCAAGAAGAAGCTCTATCCATCGCTGACCGTATCATTGTGATGCATGAAGGGAAGGTAATGCAGGAAGGCCCAGGAGAGGTAATCTACTCCAATCCTGCCAATCTTTTTGTAGCAACCTTCATGGGAGAGGGAAATACCCTTCCTTACAGTGTGATTCCCAAGACACTGGTCAAGATTGGTTCATTTGAACCATTTGTATTCAAACCCCAGGAAGGACAACACTCAATTTTCTTCAGACCGGAGGCTGTTTTGGTCCAGGACGATGCAACACTTCCCCTGGCTGAATACCTTCCTCATCTTAAATTCAAGAATGCAGAGCTGGCAAGCTGTGAATTCCAAGGCGACCATTATAGGCTTACTTGCAGTTGGGAAGGACATACGATTATAGCCCATGCGTCTCATCGACCTATGGCAGACCATGTAACGCTAGGAGTAAGAATCAAGGCTATCAGAGAGTATCTTGATGGTACGCTTATGACAAAATCAAAACTTACCATGGCTAGGGAATAG
- a CDS encoding iron ABC transporter permease, producing the protein MDTGNEQMRENNSIQYRRFYRSMPIPSMVVLLMLFFVPLFFTLSSAFITEEGFSFSRLLSVFSDPYTQKIMGFTLLQATLSTLASLAVALPGAYLIATYSFKGKRMILALSAIPFVIPSILVVLGFVIFFGNNGFLNRALMSIFQLEEPPLKILYSFPAIILAHTFYNFPIIMSLVSSYWEHMDENCEAASWTLGANKVRTFFSITLPRLIPAIVSSASLVFLFCFNSFAIILVLGGGPQFTTMEVEIYRQARMMGNPAAASALSLFSILITSILLLWYNATQKRLAQSETYRTSHRTLEKKPATLPGRVLAFLYTIISFLFILGPIVSVVVRSFMAAPSRSAQEVFSLKWYRQLLSLESATGHMGSALGALTNSLLIALVVAATTVPLALTLSVAIRRKKHTSSFLELAGMLPMTVSSVIIGLGYYLIASRLRGGLALSYTLVVLAHLVIAIPFVLRTILPEYRKIPLTYMHSSLTLGAGPLRTFLAIELPLLKGAMFTGAIFAFALSMGEFNATLTLANSSIITLPVVMYRLIGSYNFQGACALGTILIAVSVLVFIVSEFAKGGTYGR; encoded by the coding sequence ATGGACACAGGTAATGAGCAAATGAGAGAGAATAACAGCATACAGTACAGACGATTCTATCGTTCCATGCCCATTCCTTCGATGGTCGTCTTGCTGATGCTGTTTTTTGTTCCTCTGTTTTTCACGCTCTCCTCTGCATTCATTACTGAGGAGGGCTTCTCATTCTCCCGGCTTCTCAGTGTTTTCAGCGACCCGTATACACAAAAAATCATGGGATTCACCCTATTGCAGGCAACGCTCTCTACTCTTGCCTCGCTTGCAGTAGCTCTTCCTGGTGCGTACTTAATCGCTACATACTCCTTCAAAGGCAAGCGTATGATCCTGGCACTGAGCGCCATACCCTTTGTCATCCCCTCCATTCTGGTAGTACTTGGTTTCGTTATTTTTTTTGGCAATAATGGATTTCTCAATCGTGCACTGATGAGCATATTCCAACTTGAGGAACCACCACTAAAAATACTCTATTCTTTCCCTGCAATTATCCTCGCACACACTTTTTACAACTTTCCGATCATCATGAGCCTTGTCTCTTCCTATTGGGAACATATGGATGAGAATTGTGAAGCAGCAAGTTGGACCTTGGGAGCAAACAAGGTACGGACGTTCTTTTCCATTACACTTCCCAGACTTATACCTGCCATTGTCTCCTCCGCTAGTCTGGTTTTCTTGTTCTGCTTCAATAGCTTCGCCATTATTCTGGTGCTCGGAGGAGGGCCCCAGTTCACGACCATGGAAGTGGAAATCTATCGGCAAGCCAGGATGATGGGGAATCCTGCCGCTGCAAGTGCCCTCTCTTTGTTCTCCATACTCATAACCAGCATCTTATTGCTTTGGTACAATGCTACCCAGAAGAGGTTGGCACAAAGTGAAACTTACCGCACTTCCCACCGAACACTGGAGAAAAAACCAGCAACATTGCCGGGAAGGGTACTTGCCTTCTTGTACACCATCATCTCCTTCCTGTTTATTCTTGGCCCTATCGTATCGGTCGTGGTGCGTTCCTTCATGGCAGCACCATCCCGCTCAGCCCAGGAAGTCTTCAGCCTAAAGTGGTATCGTCAGTTGCTCAGCTTGGAAAGCGCAACAGGCCATATGGGGTCTGCATTAGGGGCATTGACGAACAGCTTGCTTATCGCACTGGTGGTTGCTGCTACCACAGTCCCGCTTGCTCTCACTCTCTCAGTCGCCATCAGGAGGAAGAAACATACCTCCTCCTTCTTGGAATTGGCAGGGATGCTCCCCATGACTGTCAGTTCCGTTATTATTGGTCTAGGATACTACTTGATCGCAAGCCGACTTCGGGGAGGACTTGCATTGAGCTATACCCTGGTTGTTCTGGCCCATCTGGTCATTGCCATTCCCTTTGTTCTGAGGACCATTCTTCCTGAATATCGTAAGATTCCCCTAACCTACATGCACAGTTCATTGACTCTTGGAGCTGGACCGCTGAGGACATTCCTTGCTATTGAACTTCCTTTACTGAAGGGGGCTATGTTCACAGGGGCAATTTTTGCGTTTGCCCTCAGTATGGGAGAGTTCAACGCTACCCTGACATTGGCAAACAGTTCGATCATCACCCTCCCTGTGGTGATGTATCGACTCATCGGAAGTTACAATTTCCAGGGTGCTTGTGCACTGGGAACCATCTTGATTGCAGTCAGTGTACTGGTATTTATTGTAAGTGAATTTGCGAAAGGGGGAACATATGGCCGTTGA